A DNA window from Anaerocolumna sp. AGMB13020 contains the following coding sequences:
- a CDS encoding helix-turn-helix transcriptional regulator translates to MKIDRLISIILLLLEKKKVSARELSETFEVSLRTIYRDIETIDMSGIPIISTTGVNGGFQIMEKYKIDKNVFSVSDLVALLRGLQGVSAVMSREEIVHTTAKIQSLIPAEQANEIELRSNQVLLDLQPWKEHPKVQTYFSEIKEAVKNQQLISFAYFNRSGHTSKRKVEPYRVMIKAHSCYLMGFCLVRNEFRLFKLVRMSELQILNELFSLRELPRELPHIISEFTDMMDKKQITVKLRIHESVRDKVIDYCGNENITPFNEDHFIALLPFIDDDSGYNLILGFGDKCECLEPVEVRNELIRRIDNLARLYTRPLLQ, encoded by the coding sequence ATGAAGATTGACAGACTGATATCGATTATTTTGCTGCTACTTGAAAAGAAAAAAGTCAGCGCCAGAGAGTTATCGGAAACATTTGAAGTTTCACTTAGAACAATCTATCGCGATATAGAAACAATTGATATGTCTGGCATACCGATTATTTCAACTACCGGAGTCAACGGTGGTTTTCAGATTATGGAAAAATATAAAATTGACAAGAATGTATTTTCCGTTTCTGACCTCGTAGCCTTATTAAGAGGCTTACAGGGGGTATCAGCCGTCATGAGTAGAGAAGAAATAGTTCATACTACAGCAAAAATACAAAGCCTTATCCCTGCAGAACAAGCCAATGAAATAGAGTTACGTTCCAATCAAGTTTTATTAGATTTACAGCCGTGGAAAGAACATCCCAAAGTGCAAACTTATTTTTCTGAAATCAAAGAGGCTGTGAAAAACCAGCAATTGATTTCTTTTGCGTATTTTAATCGTTCCGGGCATACAAGTAAGCGTAAAGTTGAACCGTATAGAGTTATGATAAAAGCACATAGCTGCTATCTAATGGGGTTTTGCTTAGTACGAAATGAATTTCGTTTATTTAAATTGGTACGTATGTCAGAGCTGCAAATTCTTAACGAGTTATTTTCATTGCGGGAATTGCCCAGGGAATTACCGCATATAATTTCTGAATTTACGGACATGATGGATAAAAAGCAAATCACCGTTAAATTACGTATTCACGAATCTGTGAGGGATAAGGTCATAGATTATTGCGGAAATGAAAATATTACCCCCTTTAATGAAGATCATTTTATAGCCCTGTTACCGTTTATTGATGACGATTCCGGATATAATCTTATTCTAGGCTTTGGCGATAAATGTGAATGTTTAGAACCTGTGGAAGTTAGAAATGAACTTATCCGTAGAATCGATAATCTGGCCAGGCTTTATACCCGCCCGCTTCTACAGTAA
- a CDS encoding matrixin family metalloprotease has product MKLKHSLVSFTIVFMLVLVSLHPSKASAATGIDLSYWYTDSSDIYYWDTSTIKTFTGTNVTNSLLSTTKINEYVSLGFSSWNSATGLSRNIVASQSQANLAIGGISSSDASSIGIPVNVAGVTLYSGTFAINGYYNNSTKYIYKISSPTNLYLVNSSATSSFTETTWKKVVVHEMGHAFGYTGHYNSGNIMQEYIENVTSTTPSTNEKNHIGQVY; this is encoded by the coding sequence ATGAAATTAAAACATAGTTTAGTAAGTTTCACAATAGTTTTTATGCTTGTACTAGTAAGCCTACATCCAAGTAAAGCAAGTGCAGCAACAGGTATTGATTTATCATATTGGTATACTGATTCAAGTGATATATACTATTGGGATACTTCTACAATTAAAACTTTTACCGGTACTAATGTTACAAACAGTTTACTTTCAACAACAAAAATAAATGAATACGTTTCATTGGGATTCTCAAGTTGGAATAGTGCTACTGGTTTATCGAGAAATATCGTTGCAAGTCAATCACAAGCAAATTTAGCTATTGGTGGTATTAGTAGCAGTGATGCATCGAGTATAGGCATACCTGTAAATGTTGCTGGAGTAACATTATATTCTGGAACATTTGCAATTAATGGATATTATAACAATTCAACTAAGTATATATATAAAATTTCTAGTCCAACTAATCTATATTTGGTTAATTCTTCAGCAACAAGTAGTTTTACTGAAACCACCTGGAAAAAAGTAGTTGTCCATGAAATGGGGCATGCATTTGGTTATACAGGACATTATAATAGTGGTAATATAATGCAAGAATATATAGAAAATGTTACTTCAACTACACCTAGTACCAATGAAAAAAATCATATAGGTCAGGTATATTGA
- a CDS encoding pyridoxamine 5'-phosphate oxidase family protein: MEYTEKYQEIVQKAYSIALATAIDNKANIRCVSSCFDPVRPSVIYFSTNRNMPKVTEFARNNEVAFTTVPAPADGHIHVRSQKATVHKSDFTIDELKDMFITQIPGFERTLEMAGRFLDVYEIHVKEAIVVLGPMQTGTVTF; this comes from the coding sequence ATGGAGTATACTGAAAAATATCAGGAAATTGTTCAAAAAGCATATTCTATTGCATTAGCAACAGCGATTGACAACAAGGCGAATATCCGCTGTGTATCAAGTTGTTTTGATCCGGTCAGACCCAGCGTCATTTACTTTTCTACTAACAGAAATATGCCAAAGGTGACTGAATTTGCAAGAAATAATGAGGTTGCTTTCACAACTGTCCCTGCACCTGCCGATGGACATATTCATGTTCGCAGCCAAAAAGCTACCGTTCATAAGAGCGACTTTACCATTGATGAATTAAAGGACATGTTTATAACGCAGATTCCAGGCTTTGAAAGAACACTGGAAATGGCAGGCAGGTTTTTAGATGTATATGAAATTCATGTTAAAGAAGCAATTGTTGTGCTTGGACCTATGCAGACAGGAACGGTTACATTCTAA
- a CDS encoding LacI family DNA-binding transcriptional regulator — protein sequence MTLKEIAKRAGVSVSTVSRIINSEDGNFARKEIRDKVWEIIRETEYVPNQSAIQLKQNKNGKVKVPLTITCILGRTRNLEDNPFFAQVARAVEQKALSLGYVISLSYSVLDITNLDLLKKIESVKTDGAIVIGRFEMGTIKFLKAHYKNIVYVGRNVIDADLDQVICDGYEATREALNYLIQCGHKRIGYIGETVNEARYNAYINIASKKKLEYDNSIVCSCPQNGAGGYQGADMLLKKAKPLPTAVFCATDVTAIAAIRRFTEAGIKIPEDISVIGMDDIELAGYVSPMLTTIGMPKSELGNIAVQTLVNRMNKNHKLPMKIFLPYKLAIRESVAKHI from the coding sequence ATGACACTAAAGGAAATTGCCAAGCGTGCAGGGGTATCAGTTTCCACCGTTTCCCGTATTATCAATTCAGAAGATGGTAATTTTGCACGTAAGGAAATACGTGATAAGGTGTGGGAGATCATCAGGGAGACGGAATATGTCCCGAATCAGTCAGCCATCCAGTTAAAGCAGAACAAAAATGGTAAGGTTAAAGTACCCTTAACAATAACCTGTATCCTTGGAAGAACCAGGAATTTAGAGGATAATCCATTCTTTGCGCAGGTTGCCCGAGCCGTTGAGCAAAAAGCCCTCAGTTTAGGTTATGTGATTTCTTTATCCTATTCGGTATTGGATATAACCAATCTGGATCTACTCAAGAAAATTGAATCTGTAAAAACGGATGGTGCAATTGTTATTGGACGTTTTGAAATGGGAACAATTAAATTCTTGAAAGCTCATTATAAAAATATTGTCTATGTAGGCCGTAATGTAATAGATGCCGATTTGGATCAGGTAATTTGTGACGGTTATGAAGCGACCCGTGAGGCTCTAAATTATCTGATCCAATGCGGACATAAACGAATAGGTTATATTGGTGAAACGGTTAATGAAGCCCGCTATAATGCTTACATAAACATTGCCTCAAAAAAGAAACTGGAATATGACAACAGTATCGTCTGTTCCTGTCCCCAGAACGGAGCCGGGGGATATCAAGGTGCAGATATGCTGTTAAAGAAAGCGAAACCCTTACCCACCGCAGTATTCTGTGCTACAGATGTTACAGCGATTGCGGCAATCCGTCGTTTTACAGAAGCAGGCATAAAGATTCCGGAGGATATATCTGTTATTGGTATGGATGATATTGAGCTTGCAGGTTATGTGTCACCAATGCTGACCACCATTGGTATGCCCAAATCTGAATTGGGTAATATTGCTGTGCAAACACTTGTCAACCGCATGAATAAAAATCACAAATTACCTATGAAAATATTTCTTCCTTATAAATTAGCAATCAGAGAGAGTGTTGCAAAGCATATTTAA